The following are from one region of the Leucobacter sp. Psy1 genome:
- a CDS encoding CpaF family protein, with protein sequence MSVAPPPLRTSQLPLDAKRAFGALLPLLDEPEVRDILIQVSERRGRLWVDRGRRIEAVPGWTVPAEAVRGFAVALIAAGGRHLDERHPCADVRLGDGIRVHAVLPPVAVAGAAVSIRVPRVDRLDFDALVAGRLCSDAVAQELEGAVRSRRNILITGGTGSGKTTVLSALLDLVPPAERIVTIEDVAELRPAHPHRVALEARQANAEGVGEVGLERLLREALRMRPDRIVLGECRGAEIATLLAALNTGHDGGAGTLHASRLANVSARLESLGALAGLDPRALARQASSAIHLVVHLERADGHHRIAAIGHLTVGRTGELMTTAL encoded by the coding sequence ATGTCCGTCGCACCCCCGCCACTGCGCACCAGTCAGCTCCCGCTCGACGCAAAGCGCGCATTCGGTGCGCTCCTCCCGCTGCTCGACGAGCCGGAGGTCCGCGACATCTTGATCCAGGTCTCCGAGCGCCGAGGTCGTTTGTGGGTCGATCGCGGGCGCCGGATCGAGGCCGTGCCCGGATGGACCGTTCCGGCGGAGGCCGTCCGCGGATTCGCGGTCGCGCTGATCGCAGCCGGCGGCCGCCACCTCGACGAACGCCACCCGTGCGCCGACGTCCGCTTGGGAGATGGCATCCGGGTGCATGCCGTGCTGCCTCCCGTAGCGGTGGCGGGTGCCGCCGTCTCGATTCGCGTGCCCCGGGTCGACCGGCTCGACTTCGATGCACTCGTCGCCGGCCGCCTCTGCTCCGATGCGGTTGCGCAAGAACTCGAGGGCGCTGTGCGGTCGAGGCGCAACATCCTGATCACCGGTGGAACCGGGTCGGGGAAGACGACGGTGCTCTCCGCACTCCTCGACTTGGTCCCGCCTGCGGAACGGATCGTCACCATCGAAGACGTCGCAGAACTCCGACCGGCGCACCCCCACAGAGTCGCGCTCGAGGCCAGGCAGGCCAACGCGGAGGGCGTCGGGGAGGTCGGTCTCGAACGTCTGCTCCGAGAGGCCCTCCGAATGCGCCCCGACCGCATCGTGCTCGGGGAGTGCCGGGGGGCCGAGATCGCCACGTTGCTCGCCGCGCTGAATACGGGGCACGACGGCGGTGCGGGCACGCTGCACGCCAGTCGTCTCGCCAACGTGTCCGCTCGCCTGGAATCGCTCGGAGCACTGGCGGGGCTCGACCCGCGAGCGCTCGCGCGACAGGCGTCCTCCGCGATCCACCTCGTCGTGCACTTGGAACGCGCGGACGGGCATCACCGCATCGCCGCTATCGGACATCTCACCGTCGGGCGGACGGGTGAACTTATGACGACCGCACTGTGA
- a CDS encoding TadE family type IV pilus minor pilin, with the protein MTAEFAVALPAVLVVLGLVLGGVTLVTQRLSLTSAAGDVSRLEARGDHDLAAARLEALPGNIDVERNETGGLLCVTLRAAPGRGILSELAITARACAARSGVAGDAS; encoded by the coding sequence GTGACCGCAGAATTCGCCGTCGCGCTCCCCGCCGTGCTCGTCGTCCTCGGACTGGTGCTCGGCGGGGTGACGCTGGTGACTCAGCGACTCTCCCTCACGTCCGCCGCAGGCGACGTATCGCGGCTCGAAGCCCGCGGCGACCACGACCTCGCGGCGGCCAGGCTCGAGGCGCTGCCCGGCAACATCGACGTGGAACGGAACGAGACCGGCGGCCTGCTCTGCGTGACGCTTCGAGCGGCACCCGGTCGAGGAATCCTCAGCGAGCTCGCGATCACGGCGAGAGCGTGCGCGGCCCGGAGCGGTGTCGCGGGGGACGCCTCGTGA
- the efeO gene encoding iron uptake system protein EfeO gives MTTEHTPSDSRRRSRARLAGLPAIATIGAAAMLLTGCVPNAAPDAEAIAVTATDTACTIGTAETTSGTVTFAVTNDGSKVNEFYLLGDNELTIVGEVENIAPGATRELTVQANPGDYFTSCKPGMIGEGVGQAAFTVTGDAIETTPEDDAVIAQYVGYVKAQTEELVPLVEQFIEAYASGDDEEAQRLFPLARVNYERIEPTAEQFGDLDPKIDYRKPGADEEGLPFTGFHRIEMDLWHDEAAANGDYDGDPDLAPLTPEERAELGDQLVADVTELKDKVADPEFTLTLADITEGAKGLLDEIAAPDGKLPGEENEFAHTDLYDFTANVEGSQVAFDTVRDLAVANDEEDLVDELDDQFSQMLDLLAEYGSYDDGFVSYDTVTQDERNALAAQLGALSEPMSRLTAAVVSG, from the coding sequence ATGACCACCGAACACACCCCCTCCGATTCGAGGCGACGCAGTCGTGCCCGCCTCGCGGGGCTCCCCGCAATAGCGACCATCGGCGCCGCGGCGATGCTCCTCACGGGATGCGTACCCAACGCCGCCCCGGACGCCGAGGCGATCGCGGTGACCGCGACCGACACCGCCTGCACTATCGGCACGGCGGAGACTACGAGCGGCACCGTCACCTTCGCAGTCACGAACGACGGGTCCAAAGTGAACGAGTTCTACCTGCTCGGCGACAACGAGCTCACGATCGTCGGCGAAGTCGAGAACATCGCGCCGGGCGCGACGCGTGAGCTGACGGTGCAGGCGAACCCGGGCGACTACTTCACGAGCTGCAAGCCGGGCATGATCGGCGAGGGCGTCGGACAGGCCGCGTTCACCGTGACCGGCGACGCCATCGAGACCACCCCGGAGGACGACGCGGTCATCGCCCAGTACGTCGGCTACGTCAAGGCGCAGACCGAGGAGCTCGTTCCGCTCGTCGAGCAGTTCATCGAGGCGTACGCGTCAGGCGACGACGAGGAGGCGCAGCGCCTCTTCCCGCTCGCCCGCGTCAACTACGAGCGCATCGAGCCCACCGCCGAGCAGTTCGGCGACCTCGATCCGAAGATCGACTACCGCAAGCCCGGAGCGGACGAGGAGGGGCTACCCTTCACCGGGTTCCACCGGATCGAGATGGACCTGTGGCACGACGAGGCCGCGGCGAACGGGGACTACGACGGCGACCCGGACCTCGCGCCGCTCACCCCCGAGGAGCGCGCGGAACTCGGCGATCAACTCGTCGCTGACGTGACTGAGCTGAAGGACAAGGTCGCCGACCCCGAGTTCACCCTCACCCTGGCCGACATCACCGAGGGAGCCAAGGGCCTGCTCGACGAGATCGCCGCCCCCGACGGCAAGCTCCCCGGTGAGGAGAACGAGTTCGCGCACACCGACCTCTACGACTTCACGGCGAACGTCGAAGGGTCGCAGGTCGCATTCGACACCGTCCGCGATCTCGCCGTCGCGAACGACGAGGAGGACCTCGTCGACGAGCTCGACGACCAGTTCAGCCAGATGCTCGACCTGCTCGCCGAGTACGGCTCCTACGATGACGGCTTCGTCTCCTACGACACCGTCACGCAGGACGAGCGGAACGCGCTCGCCGCGCAGCTCGGTGCTCTGAGCGAGCCGATGTCTCGCCTCACGGCAGCGGTCGTCTCGGGCTAG
- the efeU gene encoding iron uptake transporter permease EfeU, with protein MLGTLMIGLREGLEAALVVSILLAYVRKIGRPDAARKIWLGVATAVATSLVLGATLTYGAYGLSFRAQEAIGGSLSILAAAMVTWMVFWMLRASRNLAGELRGKVDVALAGNGWGVAAIGFVSVGREGLETALFIWATTRASDTSPLLGFTSAVSGIAVAALLAWAMFRGLIRIDLTRFFRWSGALLIVFAAGVLAYGVHDLQEAAFLPGPFMPVPEGASPIVAAWFGEAAWAFRIPDVIAPDGILAAILQGTVGFTPEMTKLELLVWVIFLVPTLTIFLRRSLAQGRDATARNAVAQQKGSR; from the coding sequence GTGCTGGGTACCCTGATGATCGGCCTGCGCGAGGGCCTGGAAGCGGCGCTCGTCGTCAGCATACTGCTGGCGTACGTGCGGAAGATCGGCCGGCCCGACGCGGCGCGGAAAATCTGGCTCGGCGTCGCCACGGCGGTCGCGACCTCGCTCGTGCTGGGCGCGACCCTGACGTACGGAGCCTACGGCCTCTCGTTCCGCGCGCAGGAGGCGATCGGCGGAAGCCTCTCGATCCTCGCCGCAGCAATGGTGACGTGGATGGTGTTCTGGATGCTGCGGGCCTCCCGCAACCTCGCCGGCGAGCTCCGCGGAAAGGTCGATGTCGCGCTTGCCGGTAATGGCTGGGGCGTAGCCGCGATCGGCTTCGTCTCCGTGGGACGGGAGGGCCTCGAGACCGCTCTCTTCATCTGGGCGACGACACGAGCGAGCGACACCTCACCACTGCTCGGCTTCACGAGCGCGGTCTCGGGGATCGCCGTGGCCGCGCTCCTCGCCTGGGCGATGTTCCGCGGGCTGATCCGCATCGATCTCACCAGGTTCTTCCGCTGGTCCGGAGCACTCCTCATCGTCTTCGCTGCGGGAGTGCTCGCCTACGGCGTGCACGATCTGCAGGAGGCGGCGTTCCTCCCCGGGCCGTTCATGCCGGTGCCCGAGGGCGCATCGCCCATCGTCGCCGCTTGGTTCGGCGAGGCGGCGTGGGCGTTCCGGATCCCCGACGTGATCGCTCCCGATGGCATCCTCGCGGCGATCCTCCAGGGAACCGTCGGTTTCACCCCGGAGATGACGAAGCTCGAGCTGCTCGTCTGGGTGATCTTCCTGGTACCCACACTCACGATTTTCCTGCGCAGATCTCTTGCTCAGGGACGGGACGCGACGGCGCGGAACGCCGTCGCACAGCAGAAGGGATCCCGATGA
- a CDS encoding type II secretion system F family protein, translating to MSTVGISALVRRLRGNGRTERFSAAAAAARTAVLLRGGVPSARVFGALAAEEPALHGIQARIVGGSPVPHALAAEESADWRLLGAVWAVADRTGAPLARTLEQISDALEGLEALRERREVLLTGPRMTVRLVAALPALAVLFGALLGFDPLRVFFSPTGAVLAAVGIALLVIGVRWARALSRSVGSRDRAEGLELLLVETALAGGGSPEAAIRSVAESAVETRATWIDLAHLCRSGSVRTVLASASSTGAPAGPMLVAEARAARVRAHAALEREAERLGIRVLVPLGVCVLPAFIALGVMPVLISMLGGLDIG from the coding sequence GTGAGCACCGTCGGGATATCCGCCCTCGTGCGGCGTCTGCGGGGGAACGGCCGGACGGAACGCTTCTCAGCAGCCGCGGCCGCCGCTCGGACCGCGGTGCTGCTCCGGGGTGGTGTCCCATCGGCTCGGGTGTTCGGGGCGCTCGCCGCAGAGGAGCCAGCACTGCACGGTATCCAGGCCAGAATCGTTGGCGGGTCGCCAGTGCCTCATGCGCTCGCCGCCGAGGAGTCCGCTGACTGGAGGCTCCTCGGAGCGGTGTGGGCGGTTGCAGACCGCACCGGCGCACCCCTCGCCCGGACGCTCGAGCAGATATCTGATGCCCTCGAGGGTTTGGAGGCGCTTCGCGAACGCCGGGAGGTTCTGCTCACCGGGCCGCGGATGACGGTCAGGCTCGTGGCGGCTCTTCCGGCGCTCGCCGTGCTGTTCGGTGCGCTGCTCGGATTCGACCCGTTGAGAGTCTTCTTCTCTCCGACGGGCGCTGTGCTCGCGGCGGTCGGCATCGCCCTGCTCGTCATCGGCGTGCGCTGGGCACGGGCGCTCTCGAGGTCCGTCGGCAGCCGGGACCGCGCAGAGGGTCTCGAATTGCTCCTCGTCGAGACCGCGCTCGCCGGCGGCGGATCACCCGAAGCGGCAATCCGGTCCGTCGCCGAGAGCGCCGTCGAAACCCGGGCGACGTGGATCGACCTCGCTCATCTCTGCAGATCGGGATCAGTCCGCACCGTCCTCGCGAGCGCGTCATCGACGGGTGCGCCCGCCGGGCCCATGCTCGTCGCCGAAGCGCGAGCAGCTCGCGTACGAGCGCACGCGGCTCTCGAGCGTGAGGCGGAACGGCTCGGGATCCGAGTTCTGGTTCCGCTCGGCGTCTGCGTGCTTCCCGCCTTCATCGCGCTCGGGGTCATGCCCGTGCTGATCTCGATGCTCGGAGGACTCGACATCGGCTGA
- a CDS encoding DUF4244 domain-containing protein, which yields MPHHPAPLDDCTSDAQPSAATRRRTALARLSQDERGAVTAEYAIIIMAAVAFAGVLVAIMRSPEIRAMLVKLVENALAAAG from the coding sequence ATGCCGCATCACCCCGCTCCCCTCGACGACTGCACCTCCGACGCGCAGCCCAGCGCGGCGACTCGACGGAGAACAGCGCTCGCGCGGCTCTCCCAGGACGAGCGCGGCGCCGTCACTGCGGAGTACGCGATCATCATCATGGCGGCCGTCGCGTTCGCCGGGGTGCTGGTCGCCATCATGCGGAGCCCCGAGATTCGCGCCATGCTCGTGAAACTCGTCGAGAACGCGCTCGCCGCGGCGGGTTGA
- the topA gene encoding type I DNA topoisomerase, whose translation MKGEKKLVIVESPTKARTISGYLGDDYEVIASVGHIRDLAEPSELPAELKKGPFGKFAVDVENDFTPYYVVGENKKKTVSELKRALKGADELWLATDEDREGEAIAWHLLEVLKPKVPVRRMVFHEITKDAIEEAKANTRDIDLSLVDAQETRRILDRLYGYDISPVLWRKVAPKLSAGRVQSAATRLVVDRERERLAFTTAEYWDLSAVFSPDADAADPTDFRAKLVRLGAQRLATGADFGDDGALKSKSASAGVIPLERDRAERLAELLRDGARAEVTSVETKPHTRRPAAPFTTSTLQQEASRKLRYTSRQTMSFAQSLYENGHITYMRTDSPSLSKQAVQAARSQASELYGAQTVPEKPRVYTGKAKGAQEAHEAIRPAGDIFQRPTALKGKLTQGEYALYELIWKRTVASQMADAKGSTDTVTLAVDVQESGAEAPTRAEFTASGTVITFPGFLLAYEEGRDEKRGETEQNVALPQLSEGQRLGVLEPEAKGHETSPPPRYTEASLTKRLEDLGVGRPSTYAAIISTIMDRGYVTKKGQALVPSWIAFSVVRLLEDHFSELVDYDFTASMENDLDRIAAGDADRGTWLGEFYFGTDAHPGLRGVVDNLGEIDARAINTIKIDDGISLRIGKYGPFLEVFDDKSEVTEGGELKARTVNIPDGLAPDELTAAKARELAAAEPAEDRVVGLHPQTGKRIVAKNGRFGPFVTELPDEGEELPKGQKPRTASLFKSMDPATVDLETAVALIDLPRVVGVDPESETEITAQNGRYGPYLKKGTDTRTLPSEDAIFSIDLAGAQELFAQPKYGARRASSALKEFDADPASGKPIKLRDGRFGPYVTDGETNATIPRGESVEDVTFDRAVELLAIKRAKGPAKKKAPVKKKPAAKKPAAKKSSAKSSTAKGSSAKTVDPARSAAAKKAAATRAANRAAAEASQG comes from the coding sequence GTGAAGGGCGAGAAGAAGCTCGTAATCGTGGAGTCGCCGACCAAGGCGCGCACGATCAGCGGATACCTGGGCGATGACTATGAAGTGATCGCCTCCGTCGGACATATCCGCGACCTCGCTGAACCCTCGGAACTCCCCGCCGAGCTCAAGAAGGGGCCCTTCGGCAAATTCGCGGTCGACGTCGAGAATGACTTCACGCCGTACTACGTCGTCGGCGAGAACAAGAAGAAGACCGTCTCCGAGCTCAAGCGAGCACTGAAGGGCGCCGACGAACTCTGGCTCGCCACTGATGAGGACCGCGAGGGCGAAGCCATCGCGTGGCACCTGCTCGAAGTGCTGAAGCCGAAAGTGCCCGTGCGCCGCATGGTCTTCCACGAGATCACGAAGGACGCGATCGAGGAGGCGAAAGCGAATACTCGCGACATCGACCTCTCACTGGTCGATGCGCAGGAGACGCGTCGCATTCTGGACCGCCTGTACGGATACGACATCTCTCCGGTGCTGTGGCGAAAGGTCGCGCCGAAGCTATCCGCCGGCCGGGTGCAGTCGGCCGCGACACGTCTGGTCGTCGATCGCGAACGCGAGCGCCTTGCGTTCACGACCGCGGAGTACTGGGACCTCTCCGCCGTCTTCAGTCCCGATGCGGACGCCGCGGACCCGACCGACTTCAGAGCGAAGCTCGTCAGGCTCGGCGCGCAGCGTCTCGCGACCGGTGCCGACTTCGGCGATGATGGCGCACTGAAGTCCAAGTCGGCGAGCGCTGGCGTGATCCCACTCGAACGCGACCGTGCGGAGCGACTGGCGGAGCTCCTCCGCGACGGCGCCCGTGCCGAAGTGACCTCTGTCGAGACGAAGCCGCACACGCGGCGACCGGCAGCACCGTTCACCACGTCGACCCTCCAGCAGGAGGCGTCGCGCAAGCTGCGGTACACGTCGCGTCAGACGATGTCGTTCGCGCAGTCGCTGTACGAGAACGGTCACATCACGTATATGCGTACGGACTCGCCGTCGCTGTCGAAGCAGGCCGTGCAGGCCGCTCGGTCGCAGGCGAGCGAGCTCTACGGGGCGCAGACCGTCCCCGAGAAGCCGCGTGTCTACACCGGGAAGGCGAAGGGCGCTCAGGAGGCGCACGAGGCCATCCGCCCCGCAGGCGACATCTTCCAGCGGCCGACCGCGCTCAAGGGCAAGCTCACTCAGGGCGAGTACGCGCTCTACGAGCTGATCTGGAAGCGGACCGTCGCGAGCCAGATGGCCGACGCCAAGGGCTCAACAGACACCGTCACCCTCGCGGTCGACGTGCAGGAGTCCGGAGCGGAAGCACCGACGCGTGCCGAGTTCACCGCCAGCGGCACCGTCATCACGTTCCCGGGCTTCCTCCTCGCTTACGAGGAGGGTCGCGACGAGAAGCGCGGCGAGACCGAGCAGAATGTCGCACTGCCGCAGCTCTCCGAGGGCCAGCGTCTCGGCGTGCTCGAGCCGGAAGCCAAGGGCCACGAGACGAGTCCGCCGCCGCGGTACACCGAGGCCAGCCTCACGAAACGGCTCGAGGATCTCGGCGTCGGCCGCCCGTCAACGTACGCGGCGATCATCAGCACCATCATGGATCGCGGCTACGTGACGAAGAAGGGCCAGGCCCTCGTACCGAGCTGGATCGCCTTCTCCGTCGTGCGTCTGCTCGAAGACCACTTCTCGGAGCTCGTCGATTACGACTTCACAGCCTCCATGGAGAACGACCTCGACCGCATCGCCGCAGGAGACGCCGATCGAGGCACCTGGTTGGGCGAGTTCTACTTCGGCACCGACGCGCACCCCGGCCTCCGCGGTGTGGTGGACAACCTGGGTGAGATCGACGCGCGCGCGATCAACACCATCAAGATCGACGACGGAATCTCCCTTCGCATCGGCAAGTACGGACCGTTCCTCGAGGTGTTCGACGACAAGTCCGAGGTGACTGAGGGCGGTGAGCTCAAGGCGCGGACGGTCAACATTCCCGATGGCCTCGCCCCAGACGAACTGACGGCAGCGAAGGCTCGCGAGCTCGCTGCAGCCGAGCCTGCCGAGGACCGAGTGGTCGGTCTCCACCCGCAGACGGGCAAGCGGATCGTGGCGAAGAACGGTCGCTTCGGCCCGTTCGTTACGGAACTCCCCGACGAGGGTGAGGAACTGCCCAAGGGGCAGAAGCCGCGGACCGCATCGCTGTTCAAGAGCATGGACCCCGCCACCGTGGACCTCGAAACGGCGGTCGCACTCATCGACCTGCCGCGGGTCGTCGGGGTGGATCCGGAATCCGAGACCGAGATCACGGCGCAGAACGGTCGGTACGGTCCCTACCTGAAGAAGGGGACCGACACGCGAACGCTGCCGAGCGAGGACGCGATCTTCTCGATCGACCTGGCCGGTGCGCAGGAACTGTTCGCCCAGCCGAAGTACGGTGCTCGTCGCGCGTCGAGCGCGCTCAAGGAGTTCGACGCAGACCCGGCGAGCGGCAAGCCCATCAAGCTGCGCGACGGACGGTTCGGCCCCTACGTCACGGACGGCGAGACCAACGCGACCATCCCTCGGGGCGAGAGCGTGGAAGATGTCACCTTCGATAGGGCTGTCGAGCTGCTCGCGATCAAGCGTGCCAAGGGGCCCGCCAAGAAGAAGGCACCCGTGAAGAAGAAGCCCGCAGCGAAGAAGCCTGCCGCGAAGAAGAGCTCGGCGAAGTCCTCGACTGCGAAGGGATCGAGCGCGAAGACGGTCGATCCCGCACGATCGGCAGCCGCGAAGAAGGCAGCCGCGACCCGTGCAGCGAACCGCGCGGCCGCCGAGGCTTCGCAGGGCTGA
- the efeB gene encoding iron uptake transporter deferrochelatase/peroxidase subunit, whose translation MREDDSPGTGSGSDGAGVRPTRRGLLGMLSAGIAGAAAGGLGGFGLAAERGSGAGSGAGSSSSVPFHGDHQAGIVTPAQDRLHFASFTLVRGATRDDLISLLRDWTTAAEQLTRGAPVGSGVEPANPLLPPDDTGEAEGLRAGHLTLTFGLGRELFVGDDGESDPFGIRSRMPAAFAPLPSFAFDLLEATQSGGALCVQACADDPQIAVHAIRNLARIATGRAHLVWSQLGFGRTSSTSRSQDTPRNLFGFKDGTMNVMAEETESLARHVWVGSEAPDWMRGGTYLVARKILMTIETWDRSSLTEQERVFGRSKLEGAPLTGGDEFADPDFAAQTEGSPTIDMAAHVRLAHPDANGGVRILRRGYNYVDGSNDLGQMGAGLFFISFQRDPASFVRVQRSLKPDLLNEYIRHIGSGLWAVPRGVRRGEFIAEGLFGR comes from the coding sequence GTGCGGGAGGACGACTCGCCCGGAACGGGCTCAGGATCGGACGGTGCCGGGGTCCGACCGACCCGGCGCGGGCTGCTCGGCATGCTCAGCGCCGGGATCGCCGGCGCAGCAGCGGGCGGGTTAGGCGGCTTCGGGCTGGCCGCCGAACGTGGCTCCGGTGCCGGGTCGGGGGCCGGGTCGTCCTCCTCAGTGCCGTTCCACGGGGATCACCAGGCGGGCATCGTCACGCCGGCGCAAGATCGGCTGCACTTCGCCTCGTTCACCCTCGTTCGCGGCGCGACCCGGGACGACCTGATCAGCCTGCTGCGAGACTGGACCACCGCCGCGGAGCAACTGACGCGCGGAGCACCGGTCGGATCGGGGGTGGAGCCGGCCAACCCGCTGCTCCCCCCGGACGACACCGGTGAGGCCGAGGGGCTCCGGGCCGGCCACTTGACGCTCACTTTCGGACTTGGCCGTGAGCTGTTCGTCGGCGACGATGGGGAATCAGATCCATTCGGCATCCGATCCCGCATGCCCGCCGCGTTCGCGCCGCTCCCCTCGTTCGCCTTCGACCTGCTCGAGGCGACCCAGAGCGGCGGAGCGCTGTGCGTGCAGGCGTGCGCGGATGATCCTCAGATCGCGGTGCACGCGATCCGGAACCTCGCGCGCATCGCGACCGGCCGCGCCCACCTCGTCTGGAGCCAGCTCGGCTTCGGCCGAACGTCCTCGACCTCGCGCTCGCAGGACACCCCGCGCAACCTCTTCGGCTTCAAGGACGGCACCATGAACGTCATGGCCGAGGAGACCGAGTCGCTCGCCCGGCACGTCTGGGTGGGCTCCGAAGCGCCGGACTGGATGCGGGGAGGCACCTACCTCGTGGCGCGGAAGATCCTCATGACCATCGAGACGTGGGATCGAAGCTCGCTCACCGAACAGGAACGGGTATTCGGTCGATCGAAGCTGGAGGGGGCGCCGCTCACCGGAGGCGACGAATTCGCCGACCCCGACTTCGCCGCGCAGACCGAAGGCTCGCCGACCATCGACATGGCCGCTCACGTGAGACTCGCGCACCCGGACGCCAACGGTGGGGTGCGGATACTTCGACGCGGCTACAACTACGTCGACGGCTCGAACGATCTCGGCCAAATGGGAGCCGGTCTATTCTTCATCTCGTTCCAGCGAGATCCCGCATCATTCGTGCGTGTGCAACGGTCACTGAAACCGGACCTGCTGAACGAGTACATCCGCCACATCGGCTCAGGCCTGTGGGCTGTACCGCGCGGGGTACGCCGGGGCGAGTTCATCGCTGAGGGGCTGTTCGGCAGGTAG
- a CDS encoding M23 family metallopeptidase: protein MSVPVSVSVAAAALVLGVPIIVAGSQLEVRHRVAGAADAAALAAADAAAGWIDAPPCEAAAQVVAASGARLDSCDIEAAGTAARIVVAAGSGLGEVRGRAHAGIADDSGSGRAGRGPVGANGWAWPSDVRGLTQGFHQGYSIDLAVSEDGGLFAPYDGVIVSAGPDSGGVPDVCLANPGWWRGTNHLVMMRHDVNGRALFSSHNHIAPGSAERLGLRPGSHVVAGQRVATAGMTGCTEGPHSHFTLSRAPSNAVSDVNPLEYLGEP from the coding sequence GTGAGCGTTCCCGTCAGCGTCTCCGTCGCAGCGGCCGCGCTCGTGCTCGGAGTCCCGATCATCGTCGCCGGTTCGCAGCTCGAGGTGCGGCATCGCGTCGCCGGGGCCGCCGACGCGGCTGCGCTCGCCGCAGCGGATGCCGCAGCGGGGTGGATCGACGCACCGCCATGCGAAGCCGCTGCGCAGGTGGTGGCCGCGTCTGGTGCGCGCTTGGACTCCTGCGACATCGAGGCCGCGGGAACCGCCGCGCGGATTGTGGTCGCGGCGGGGTCAGGGCTCGGTGAGGTCCGGGGTCGGGCTCACGCCGGGATCGCCGATGACTCCGGGAGCGGTCGTGCGGGGCGCGGGCCCGTCGGTGCGAATGGTTGGGCATGGCCCTCCGACGTCCGAGGGCTGACGCAGGGATTCCACCAGGGGTACTCGATCGACCTGGCCGTCTCGGAAGACGGAGGACTCTTCGCCCCGTATGACGGAGTGATCGTCAGCGCCGGGCCCGACAGCGGAGGAGTGCCCGACGTCTGCCTCGCGAACCCCGGCTGGTGGAGGGGTACGAATCACCTGGTGATGATGCGGCACGATGTCAATGGTCGAGCACTGTTCAGCTCGCACAACCATATCGCCCCTGGGTCGGCGGAGCGCCTCGGCCTCCGCCCGGGCAGCCACGTGGTCGCTGGTCAGAGAGTCGCCACCGCCGGCATGACGGGGTGCACCGAGGGGCCGCACAGCCACTTCACGCTCTCGCGGGCACCTTCCAACGCGGTGTCCGACGTGAACCCGCTGGAATACCTGGGGGAGCCGTGA
- the tmk gene encoding dTMP kinase, producing MSGLFITLEGGDGAGKSTQAELLQAWLEARGHEVVRTREPGGTTLGVELRKLLLHGDDVDPRAEALLYAADRAQHIATIVRPALERGAVVVQDRYIDSSLAYQGAGRVLDTEDVRHLSEWATGGLQPRVTAILDIAPEDAAARRHARGGTADRLESEDSAFHDAVRAGFLAIAAADPDRCAVIDATLPVDEVHAEILARVAPHLPH from the coding sequence GTGAGTGGACTCTTCATCACCCTCGAGGGTGGCGACGGCGCGGGCAAGTCGACGCAGGCCGAATTGCTGCAGGCGTGGCTCGAAGCGCGCGGCCACGAAGTCGTACGCACCCGGGAACCCGGGGGGACGACGCTCGGCGTCGAACTGCGGAAGCTGCTCCTGCACGGCGATGACGTCGATCCGCGGGCCGAGGCCCTGCTCTACGCCGCGGACCGCGCCCAGCACATCGCGACGATCGTGCGCCCAGCCCTCGAGCGCGGCGCCGTCGTGGTACAGGACCGCTACATCGACTCGTCGCTCGCGTACCAGGGGGCCGGCCGGGTTCTCGACACCGAGGATGTGCGGCACCTCAGCGAGTGGGCGACCGGCGGCTTGCAGCCGCGGGTGACCGCGATCCTCGATATCGCGCCCGAAGACGCCGCTGCCCGTCGCCACGCACGCGGCGGAACCGCGGACCGGCTCGAATCGGAGGATTCGGCGTTCCATGACGCCGTTCGCGCGGGCTTTCTCGCTATCGCCGCGGCTGATCCTGACCGGTGCGCGGTGATCGATGCGACCCTTCCGGTCGACGAAGTCCACGCGGAGATTCTGGCGCGCGTCGCTCCGCACCTCCCGCACTAG